A section of the Drosophila subobscura isolate 14011-0131.10 chromosome A, UCBerk_Dsub_1.0, whole genome shotgun sequence genome encodes:
- the LOC117897620 gene encoding uncharacterized protein LOC117897620, with product MTPFDDFVYLINHVLLGEEPTIEDFILLVGTLVAFIAFILWCCFPIQPKEPGPHRQFTCKIIQNPIKAFDAATSTDDNSAANASPFPSPYDSGVRSGLSGKGNAGADLDLTSNMYNGSNGSYSKNGTAAMHNYYVKNGHHCCT from the exons ATGACACCATTCGATGACTTTGTGTATTTAATTAATCATGTTCTGCTTGGCGAAGAGCCG ACAATCGAGGACTTCATACTGCTTGTCGGTACGTTGGTTGCATTTATTGCTTTCATACTCTGGTGTTGCTTTCCCATCCAGCCAAAG GAGCCGGGACCCCACCGCCAGTTCACATgcaaaattatacaaaatccaattaaagcTTTTGATGCGGCCACCAGCACCGACGACAACAGCGCTGCCAATGCATCGCCGTTCCCTTCCCCCTACGACTCTGGAGTCAGAAGCGGCCTCAGTGGAAAAGGCAACGCCGGCGCTGATTTAGACCTGACCAGCAACATGTACAACGGAAGCAACGGCAGCTATAGCAAGAACGGCACTGCGGCCATGCACAATTACTACGTTAAAAACGGACACCATTGCTGCACCTAA
- the LOC117897630 gene encoding uncharacterized protein LOC117897630 isoform X1, whose protein sequence is MRWQLPILLLGLALGTAHAHRLRRQIVAPTWLRDPVRLPALQASKVVVTPQNLRETAAIRATIQKAVAEDTYVVAARPPPSLFPRQELLTSLGSGSMWPMLSLAPATLPQPWNPTLPNLGIFNLWSAMGG, encoded by the exons ATGCGGTGGCAGCTCCCAATTTTGCTGCTTGGCTTGGCGTTAGGCACTGCCCACGCCCACCGGCTGCGTCGTCAGATAGTTGCACCCACCTGGCTAAGGGATCCGGTTCGTCTGCCCGCCTTGCAAGCATCCAAGGTGGTAGTGACGCCGCAAAACCTGCGGGAAACCGCTGCTATACGCGCAACAATACAAAAGGCCGTCGCAGAGGACACTTATGTGGTCGCTGCTCGTCCTCCGCCG TCTTTATTCCCTCGCCAGGAGCTTTTGACATCGCTTGGGAGCGGTAGCATGTGGCCAATGCTGTCGCTTGCTCCAGCAACGCTGCCCCAACCATGGAATCCAACGCTGCCAAATTTGGGCATATTCAACCTCTGGTCCGCCATGGGCGGCTAA
- the LOC117897564 gene encoding sodium/potassium/calcium exchanger 3 isoform X2, with protein sequence MLKKFVLLLGLFVLQLDSYAASTPAAAGNESNFLESSLRYFDEQLLYDILPRASCPGDDETSPMDEFADLFTVEQLRQGWVVLHVFAAIYFFILLAIICNDYFLPTVECICEDLHLSKDVAAATFMATATSMPEFFTNTISTLILESDMGLGTIIGSLMFNTLGVAGLAALCIDKPVQLDWWPIARDCFIYIFNTIILLVLAWGGSISFVESCIMMGFLVLYYLITFNNNKFMPAIRVFIEDRMNCCFSTRYDLTEPPESSAKAQLPLKKDPLSGDGLFVVNLPENTSSMSSTAILTHWYGGDSDADDMPDSIYAYPHDSSRFMKGWWIFVFPIRFTLSWLIPHPMKHRRLYPLSFIMCILCIGANAYLIVWMLTAFGVAIHVPTIVMGLTFLAAGSTMPEAVSSLISLRNGENGIGVSNSLGANSLAILLSLGVPWFIKNCIHYGSGEPQQVGTQGIEYNILILIISTVALFVILSFSGYRLTKRVGIALFSVYGVFIVLQILIEMNVFFPRDCSS encoded by the exons ATGTTGAAAAAGTTCGTCCTCTTGCTGGGCCTATTCGTACTACAATTGGACAGCTACGCAGCGAGCACGCCCGCCGCAG cCGGCAATGAGAGCAACTTTCTGGAGTCATCCCTGAGATACTTTGATGAGCAGTTGCTGTACGACATCTTGCCACGTGCCTCGTGCCCGGGCGACGATGAGACCTCACCGATGGACGAGTTCGCTGATCTCTTCACAG TGGAACAGCTTCGACAGGGGTGGGTGGTGCTTCATGTGTTCGCGGCGATATACTTCTTCATACTGTTGGCCATTATATGCAACGACTACTTTCTGCCCACGGTGGAGTGCATCTGCGAGGACCTGCATCTGTCTAAGGACGTGGCGGCGGCCACCTTTATGGCCACGGCCACATCGATGCCGGAGTTCTTCACCAACACCATCAGCACCCTGATTCTGGAGTCGGACATGGGTCTGGGTACGATCATCGGCTCGCTCATGTTCAACACATTGGGCGTGGCTGGTTTGGCTGCGCTGTGTATCGACAAG CCAGTTCAGCTGGACTGGTGGCCAATAGCGAGGGACTGCTTCATCTACATATTCAACACGATCattctgctggtgctggcctgGGGTGGCAGCATTAGCTTCGTCGAGTCCTGCATCATGATGGGCTTCCTGGTGCTCTACTATCTGATCacattcaacaacaacaagttcaTGCCAGCCATTCGCGTGTTCATCGAGGATCGCATGAACTGTTGCTTCTCCACGCGTTACG ATCTGACGGAACCCCCGGAGAGCAGCGCCAAGGCACAGCTCCCGCTGAAAAAGGATCCGCTGTCGGGCGATGGCCTCTTCGTGGTAAACCTTCCCGAGAACACCTCGTCCATGTCGTCTACCGCGATTCTGACGCACT GGTACGGCGGTGACAGCGATGCCGACGATATGCCGGACAGCATCTACGCCTATCCCCACGACTCCTCCCGCTTCATGAAGGGCTGGTGGATCTTCGTGTTCCCCATTAGGTTCACCCTTTCGTGGCTAATCCCGCACCCGATGAAGCATCGACGCCTCTATCCACTCTCCTTCATCATGTGCATCCTCTGCATCGGGGCCAACGCCTACCTGATTGTCTGGATGCTGACGGCTTTTGGCGTGGCCATCCACGTGCCAACTATAGTAATGGGTCTGACGTTCCTGGCTGCCGGCTCCACCATGCCCGAGGCCGTCTCCAGCCTGATATCTCTGAGGAACG GTGAAAATGGAATCGGAGTCTCAAACTCGCTGGGCGCCAACTCGTTGGCCATTCTGCTGTCCCTTGGCGTGCCCTGGTTCATCAAGAACTGCATTCACTATGGGAGCGGGGAGCCGCAGCAGGTCGGCACACAGGGCATCGAGTACAACATCCTGATTCTAATCATTTCCACCGTGGCCCTCTTCGTAATACTCAGCTTCAGTGGCTACCGCTTGACCAAGCGGGTGGGCATCGCCCTCTTCAGCGTCTACGGCGTGTTCATTGTTCTCCAGATTCTGATCGAGATGAATGTGTTCTTCCCCAGGGACTGCAGCAGCTAG
- the LOC117902687 gene encoding sodium/potassium/calcium exchanger 4 has protein sequence MFFGGDSDFQRLLRENGFDRSDLRAEAELNCTHPAILEFPNFMRRKSVASAVICFLLCMYLFILLAIVCDDYLVPSMERLCYTLRLTYDVAGATFLAAATSAPELFVAFVGTFITEGDIGVGTIVGSSVFNVLGIATVCGIFTGVTAKLDWWPITRDTMWYLVSITLLGLVLIDSEVSWWEAAIMLSCYFVYLTTLIFDRKLQKLCRTLEGERELMDEDPMQREEEPLMTFRQHVCSKPEKGSPCIEVTWWVIKYPAILILAITTPSVRTVFFLTMLVAVLWISGISYLLAWFLSVVGYNIGIPDSIMGLTVLAVGTSVPEVVSSYIVTRKGYGSMAMCNAIGSNTFDIFICLGLPWLLKSIIQKDTVKIHSEGLTITTAMLVATIVLLYACFLLTKFTLGKTVGWMSLITYVLFLTCAIAIELIKDNLNHCDIEDDAYTHLLHKNI, from the exons ATGTTTTTTGGTGGAGACTCGGACTTTCAGAGGCTGCTCAGGGAGAACGGCTTTG ACCGAAGTGATCTGCGCGCTGAAGCGGAACTGAATTGCACTCACCCCGCCATTCTGGAGTTTCCCAACTTCATGAGAAGGAAGAGCGTCGCGTCGGCGGTGATTTGTTTCCTACTCTGCATGTACTTGTTCATCCTTCTGGCAATTGTGTGTGACGACTATCTCGTGCCCTCCATGGAGCGGCTGTGCTACA CTCTTCGCTTGACCTATGATGTGGCTGGCGCTACTTTCCTGGCAGCGGCCACCTCGGCCCCAGAGCTCTTCGTTGCATTCGTCGGCACATTCATCACGGAGGGCGACATTGGTGTGGGCACCATTGTGGGGTCCTCGGTGTTCAATGTACTAGGAATTGCCACCGTCTGCGGAATTTTCACAGGCGTG ACGGCTAAGCTGGACTGGTGGCCCATCACGAGGGATACCATGTGGTACTTGGTCTCCATCACATTACTCGGCCTTGTGCTCATCGACTCGGAGGTGAGCTGGTGGGAGGCTGCCATCATGCTGAGCTGCTACTTCGTCTACCTGACGACACTTATCTTCGATCGGAAGCTGCAGAAGTTGTGTCGAA CACTGGAAGGCGAGCGGGAGCTGATGGATGAGGACCCAATgcagcgggaggaggagcCACTGATGACATTCCGCCAGCACGTGTGCAGCAAACCAGAGAAGGGCTCCCCCTGCATCGAAGTGACCTGGTGGGTGATCAAGTATCCGGCTATTCTGATACTGGCCATCACCACGCCCAGTGTGCGGACCGTGTTCTTTCTAACAATGCTTGTGGCCGTGCTGTGGATCTCGGGCATATCGTATCTGCTCGCCTGGTTCCTCTCCGTTGTCGGCTACAACATTGGCATACCCGACTCGATCATGGGCCTGACCGTCCTGGCCGTCGGCACGAGTGTGCCCGAGGTGGTGTCCTCCTACATCGTGACCAGAAAGG GGTACGGCTCAATGGCCATGTGCAATGCGATCGGCTCGAACACGTTCGACATCTTCATCTGCCTGGGACTGCCCTGGCTGCTCAAGTCTATTATACAGAAAGACACAGTGAAGATCCACTCCGAGGGCCTGACGATCACCACAGCCATGCTGGTCGCCACGATTGTCCTCCTGTACGCGTGCTTCCTGCTGACCAAGTTCACACTGGGCAAGACCGTGGGCTGGATGAGCCTCATCACATATGTCCTGTTTCTAACCTGTGCCATCGCCATCGAGCTCATCAAGGACAATTTGAACCACTGCGACATCGAAGATGATGCCTACACACATCTTCTGCACAAGAATATTTGA
- the LOC117897587 gene encoding FHA domain-containing protein DDL isoform X2, producing MGKKRSTPSDQKENSGSSDEDTKVSEKNATEPETRKRKESRYSSSSSSSSRSNSNNDVSNSSAGKPQKLTKKASRSTEGAEEIHEKRIRNQTDPNSQKVHEQRSKWDSPDRGNGGQRHNSHRNIKQRRHSRSCSREREGDRQIERERHRESDNRDNHMRRDRSRRDQRKRSPVQRQRARSNERRERPRRSPERRTERRSRSPRDRPNRDGRDFVRRKEQRRDNRGRGDDEHFEWGRKGDEKEQPDEEPVEKEKPNFGLSGALTEDTNKVNGVVVKYSEPVEARKPKRRWRLYPFKGETALPTLHIHRQSCFLVGRDRKVVDLAVDHPSCSKQHAALQYRLVPFEREDGSQGKRVRLYLIDLESANGTFLNNKKIDGRKYYELMEKDVIKFGFSSREYVLLHENSKEDQEDDDVHIKEERVDVLAEEVNP from the exons atggGCAAGAAACGTAGCACACCCAGcgaccaaaaagaaaattccGGAAGTAGCGATGAGGATACCAAAGTGTCCGAAAAGAATGCGACTGAACCCGAGACtagaaaacgaaaagaatCACGGTACAGTTCGAGTTCAtcatccagcagcaggagcaacagcaacaacgacgtGTCGAACTCCTCAGCGGGCAAACCGCAAAAACTCACTAAGAAAGCAAGTCGCAGCACAGAAGGCGCTGAAGAAATACATGAAAAACGGATCAGAAATCAGACTGATCCAAACAGCCAGAAGGTGCATGAGCAACGCTCGAAGTGGGACAGTCCCGACCGTGGGAACGGCGGTCAACGTCACAATTCCCATAGAAACATAAAACAACGTAGACACAGTCGTAGCTGCTCGCGAGAGCGGGAAGGGGACCGCCAGATAGAAAGAGAACGCCACCGAGAAAGTGACAACCGTGACAATCACATGCGCCGCGACCGCAGCCGACGGGATCAAAGGAAGCGTTCGCCTGTGCAACGACAGCGAGCACGCAGCAATGAACGGAGGGAGCGACCGCGGCGTTCCCCCGAAAGGCGTACAGAGCG GCGTAGCCGCAGTCCCCGCGATCGACCGAACAGAGACGGACGCGACTTTGTGCGTCGTAAGGAGCAGCGCCGCGACAATCGTGGCCGAGGAGACGACGAACACTTTGAGTGGGGTAGGAAGGGCGATGAAAAGGAGCAGCCGGATGAGGAGCCTGTCGAAAAGGAGAAGCCCAACTTCGGCCTAAGTGGAGCCCTCACCGAGGACACCAACAAAGTTAATGGAGTTGTCGTCAAATACTCAGAACCAGTCGAGGCTCGCAAGCCGAAGCGTCGCTGGCGTCTGTACCCGTTCAAGGGCGAAACAGCATTGCCTACCCTGCACATACATCGCCAAAGCTGTTTTCTAGTGGGCCGCGACCGCAAGGTGGTAGACCTGGCGGTGGATCATCCCAGTTGCTCAAAGCAGCATGCCGCTCTGCAGTACCGGCTGGTGCCCTTTGAGCGTGAGGACGGCAGCCAGGGAAAGCGTGTGCGTCTCTACCTCATCGACCTGGAATCGGCCAATGGAACGTTCctaaacaacaagaaaatcgATGGTCGCAAGTACTACGAACTGATGGAGAAGGACGTCATCAAGTTTGGATTCAGCTCCCGCGAGTACGTTCTGCTCCACGAAAACAGCAAAGAGGACCAGGAGGATGATGACGTGCATATCAAAGAAGAGCGTGTGGACGTACTAGCTGAGGAAGTTAATCCCTAG
- the LOC117897587 gene encoding FHA domain-containing protein DDL isoform X1, with translation MGKKRSTPSDQKENSGSSDEDTKVSEKNATEPETRKRKESRYSSSSSSSSRSNSNNDVSNSSAGKPQKLTKKASRSTEGAEEIHEKRIRNQTDPNSQKVHEQRSKWDSPDRGNGGQRHNSHRNIKQRRHSRSCSREREGDRQIERERHRESDNRDNHMRRDRSRRDQRKRSPVQRQRARSNERRERPRRSPERRTERLRRSRSPRDRPNRDGRDFVRRKEQRRDNRGRGDDEHFEWGRKGDEKEQPDEEPVEKEKPNFGLSGALTEDTNKVNGVVVKYSEPVEARKPKRRWRLYPFKGETALPTLHIHRQSCFLVGRDRKVVDLAVDHPSCSKQHAALQYRLVPFEREDGSQGKRVRLYLIDLESANGTFLNNKKIDGRKYYELMEKDVIKFGFSSREYVLLHENSKEDQEDDDVHIKEERVDVLAEEVNP, from the exons atggGCAAGAAACGTAGCACACCCAGcgaccaaaaagaaaattccGGAAGTAGCGATGAGGATACCAAAGTGTCCGAAAAGAATGCGACTGAACCCGAGACtagaaaacgaaaagaatCACGGTACAGTTCGAGTTCAtcatccagcagcaggagcaacagcaacaacgacgtGTCGAACTCCTCAGCGGGCAAACCGCAAAAACTCACTAAGAAAGCAAGTCGCAGCACAGAAGGCGCTGAAGAAATACATGAAAAACGGATCAGAAATCAGACTGATCCAAACAGCCAGAAGGTGCATGAGCAACGCTCGAAGTGGGACAGTCCCGACCGTGGGAACGGCGGTCAACGTCACAATTCCCATAGAAACATAAAACAACGTAGACACAGTCGTAGCTGCTCGCGAGAGCGGGAAGGGGACCGCCAGATAGAAAGAGAACGCCACCGAGAAAGTGACAACCGTGACAATCACATGCGCCGCGACCGCAGCCGACGGGATCAAAGGAAGCGTTCGCCTGTGCAACGACAGCGAGCACGCAGCAATGAACGGAGGGAGCGACCGCGGCGTTCCCCCGAAAGGCGTACAGAGCGGC TCAGGCGTAGCCGCAGTCCCCGCGATCGACCGAACAGAGACGGACGCGACTTTGTGCGTCGTAAGGAGCAGCGCCGCGACAATCGTGGCCGAGGAGACGACGAACACTTTGAGTGGGGTAGGAAGGGCGATGAAAAGGAGCAGCCGGATGAGGAGCCTGTCGAAAAGGAGAAGCCCAACTTCGGCCTAAGTGGAGCCCTCACCGAGGACACCAACAAAGTTAATGGAGTTGTCGTCAAATACTCAGAACCAGTCGAGGCTCGCAAGCCGAAGCGTCGCTGGCGTCTGTACCCGTTCAAGGGCGAAACAGCATTGCCTACCCTGCACATACATCGCCAAAGCTGTTTTCTAGTGGGCCGCGACCGCAAGGTGGTAGACCTGGCGGTGGATCATCCCAGTTGCTCAAAGCAGCATGCCGCTCTGCAGTACCGGCTGGTGCCCTTTGAGCGTGAGGACGGCAGCCAGGGAAAGCGTGTGCGTCTCTACCTCATCGACCTGGAATCGGCCAATGGAACGTTCctaaacaacaagaaaatcgATGGTCGCAAGTACTACGAACTGATGGAGAAGGACGTCATCAAGTTTGGATTCAGCTCCCGCGAGTACGTTCTGCTCCACGAAAACAGCAAAGAGGACCAGGAGGATGATGACGTGCATATCAAAGAAGAGCGTGTGGACGTACTAGCTGAGGAAGTTAATCCCTAG
- the LOC117897564 gene encoding sodium/potassium/calcium exchanger 3 isoform X1 gives MLKKFVLLLGLFVLQLDSYAASTPAAAGNESNFLESSLRYFDEQLLYDILPRASCPGDDETSPMDEFADLFTVEQLRQGWVVLHVFAAIYFFILLAIICNDYFLPTVECICEDLHLSKDVAAATFMATATSMPEFFTNTISTLILESDMGLGTIIGSLMFNTLGVAGLAALCIDKPVQLDWWPIARDCFIYIFNTIILLVLAWGGSISFVESCIMMGFLVLYYLITFNNNKFMPAIRVFIEDRMNCCFSTRYDLTEPPESSAKAQLPLKKDPLSGDGLFVVNLPENTSSMSSTAILTHSKHWYGGDSDADDMPDSIYAYPHDSSRFMKGWWIFVFPIRFTLSWLIPHPMKHRRLYPLSFIMCILCIGANAYLIVWMLTAFGVAIHVPTIVMGLTFLAAGSTMPEAVSSLISLRNGENGIGVSNSLGANSLAILLSLGVPWFIKNCIHYGSGEPQQVGTQGIEYNILILIISTVALFVILSFSGYRLTKRVGIALFSVYGVFIVLQILIEMNVFFPRDCSS, from the exons ATGTTGAAAAAGTTCGTCCTCTTGCTGGGCCTATTCGTACTACAATTGGACAGCTACGCAGCGAGCACGCCCGCCGCAG cCGGCAATGAGAGCAACTTTCTGGAGTCATCCCTGAGATACTTTGATGAGCAGTTGCTGTACGACATCTTGCCACGTGCCTCGTGCCCGGGCGACGATGAGACCTCACCGATGGACGAGTTCGCTGATCTCTTCACAG TGGAACAGCTTCGACAGGGGTGGGTGGTGCTTCATGTGTTCGCGGCGATATACTTCTTCATACTGTTGGCCATTATATGCAACGACTACTTTCTGCCCACGGTGGAGTGCATCTGCGAGGACCTGCATCTGTCTAAGGACGTGGCGGCGGCCACCTTTATGGCCACGGCCACATCGATGCCGGAGTTCTTCACCAACACCATCAGCACCCTGATTCTGGAGTCGGACATGGGTCTGGGTACGATCATCGGCTCGCTCATGTTCAACACATTGGGCGTGGCTGGTTTGGCTGCGCTGTGTATCGACAAG CCAGTTCAGCTGGACTGGTGGCCAATAGCGAGGGACTGCTTCATCTACATATTCAACACGATCattctgctggtgctggcctgGGGTGGCAGCATTAGCTTCGTCGAGTCCTGCATCATGATGGGCTTCCTGGTGCTCTACTATCTGATCacattcaacaacaacaagttcaTGCCAGCCATTCGCGTGTTCATCGAGGATCGCATGAACTGTTGCTTCTCCACGCGTTACG ATCTGACGGAACCCCCGGAGAGCAGCGCCAAGGCACAGCTCCCGCTGAAAAAGGATCCGCTGTCGGGCGATGGCCTCTTCGTGGTAAACCTTCCCGAGAACACCTCGTCCATGTCGTCTACCGCGATTCTGACGCACTCTAAGCACT GGTACGGCGGTGACAGCGATGCCGACGATATGCCGGACAGCATCTACGCCTATCCCCACGACTCCTCCCGCTTCATGAAGGGCTGGTGGATCTTCGTGTTCCCCATTAGGTTCACCCTTTCGTGGCTAATCCCGCACCCGATGAAGCATCGACGCCTCTATCCACTCTCCTTCATCATGTGCATCCTCTGCATCGGGGCCAACGCCTACCTGATTGTCTGGATGCTGACGGCTTTTGGCGTGGCCATCCACGTGCCAACTATAGTAATGGGTCTGACGTTCCTGGCTGCCGGCTCCACCATGCCCGAGGCCGTCTCCAGCCTGATATCTCTGAGGAACG GTGAAAATGGAATCGGAGTCTCAAACTCGCTGGGCGCCAACTCGTTGGCCATTCTGCTGTCCCTTGGCGTGCCCTGGTTCATCAAGAACTGCATTCACTATGGGAGCGGGGAGCCGCAGCAGGTCGGCACACAGGGCATCGAGTACAACATCCTGATTCTAATCATTTCCACCGTGGCCCTCTTCGTAATACTCAGCTTCAGTGGCTACCGCTTGACCAAGCGGGTGGGCATCGCCCTCTTCAGCGTCTACGGCGTGTTCATTGTTCTCCAGATTCTGATCGAGATGAATGTGTTCTTCCCCAGGGACTGCAGCAGCTAG
- the LOC117897630 gene encoding uncharacterized protein LOC117897630 isoform X2 has product MRWQLPILLLGLALGTAHAHRLRRQIVAPTWLRDPVRLPALQASKVVVTPQNLRETAAIRATIQKAVAEDTYVVAARPPPELLTSLGSGSMWPMLSLAPATLPQPWNPTLPNLGIFNLWSAMGG; this is encoded by the exons ATGCGGTGGCAGCTCCCAATTTTGCTGCTTGGCTTGGCGTTAGGCACTGCCCACGCCCACCGGCTGCGTCGTCAGATAGTTGCACCCACCTGGCTAAGGGATCCGGTTCGTCTGCCCGCCTTGCAAGCATCCAAGGTGGTAGTGACGCCGCAAAACCTGCGGGAAACCGCTGCTATACGCGCAACAATACAAAAGGCCGTCGCAGAGGACACTTATGTGGTCGCTGCTCGTCCTCCGCCG GAGCTTTTGACATCGCTTGGGAGCGGTAGCATGTGGCCAATGCTGTCGCTTGCTCCAGCAACGCTGCCCCAACCATGGAATCCAACGCTGCCAAATTTGGGCATATTCAACCTCTGGTCCGCCATGGGCGGCTAA